The DNA sequence CGCCCACCAAAGCCGAAGGTTTGCGCAAAAGGGTAAAATTGACTTTGCCCGATGAGATACCACTGTGAAGGAAAAACATACTGCAAAGCAAATCGGCCACTGGTATGATGGCCCAGTGATTTATCCACTTCAAAATGCGCAAAAAGAGAGGATGATACCGCATAGCGCAATCCGATACGATACCGTTTCCGCATCGCCTGCGCCTCGTTTGATCCCCCCCACTCGGAACCAATATGCTGGGCATCCAACACTGCCATCCACTGCTGATTAATGGTATAGCCCAGCCCGAGGTCAAGGCTGTAAATATGCTGCGGAGCCCTTTGCTCCGCCAAGCTGCCATGCTGGTTCAGGCGCAGCCCGAAGGTAAACGCCCCAAGCCGATGCGTATAAGCAAGCCCTATTTGTTGCTGACCAAGGTAGCGATCACCAAAATACTGATAGCCAAGATTGAAAACCCCCTCCCGATGTGGAACAGCCACTGCCAAACCTACCAGTGGCAAAGTAAAGGTTCCGTAAATCAGCTGATAATCTGATTGTAAACGGCTTGAACTCACATTACTGAGGCTCCCGAGAGCCACCTGTGAAGACACATCCCCATTATTGATGGTTACTGGCAATAGCAGGCGAGGGATTGGAGAAAGATAGGACTGGGCAGCAGCTTTTAAAGGAATAAATACCACCCATAATAATAGCACAAAAAAACGGATCATCAGCTTAAATTTCTTTAAACCAATGACCCGTTTTGATCCTTCAAGTTAAAATTCGGCTCGTTTAACCCTGTACGTAAACGAAATGACTTTGAACCTTATCAATATATGTGGCTAATTTCTCTTCACTTTCTGACGTCCAATCGATCACGTCTATGGCTTCTGGCTCGATCATAGAAAGCTTATCCTTGGCATGACGCAAATTGAGCCCTTCCACCCAAATAGTGTGTACCTCTCGATCTACCTTATAGGAAAGGTAAAATTTATAAAGTCTTCTATGTTCCATTACCTTATTATTTAAATCGTGTATGATTAAAACATTTTCTTTGCAGTCTATGTGGTTACCTTTGCGATTATAATTGTTATACTAAATTTACAAATAAAATCAGTACGCAAACCGTTCGAGTAATAAATGACTACTTTTAAGAAACCATTGTTTAATCTGATACTATGCTTTAGTATATTTTGTTTTGCCTTCGCCCACAAGGCCGCGGCCCAAACACCTCATAATCAAGTCAATAAAAAAGGACAAAAAGAAGGAAAATGGATTTACTTCTATCCCGATTCGACGGTAAGTGCGGTTGAATTCTATAAAGCTGATCAACTCGATGGAAAACTGACCACCTATTACCCCAATGGCCAACTCAAGAGTGATGAATTATGGCAAAAAGGGCTCTTAGAAGGCCGTGCGACGTATTTTTTTGAAAATCAGCAGGTGGAAAAAATGGGCAGTTACCTCAATGGGTTTTATCATGGGCAATGGACGTTTTATCATGAAAATGGGAAGAAGAAAAGGGCTGGAAGCTATCAGTTTGGAATTCCAGAAGGAGAATGGTGCTTTTATGACCACAAAGGGCGACCACTGGAAAAAGGATTATTTTCAGAAGGCATGCGGCAGGGAAAATGGCAGTACTTCAGCAAAAAAGGTATAGTAAGATTTTATGCTTTTTTTGACCAAAACAAAGATACAGTATGGTATAAAGTGCATAAAGATGGAAGAACAACGCTAATTAATGATAAGTAATAAATATAAACTTCGTTGATCCAAAAAATCACCTGTTCATAATTTTCTTATTCTACCCTTATGCTGAAGGCAAAAAAAAGGGAGCCCGCTTATCGCTGACTCCCTTTTTTTTATTCAAGAATTCTTTAGTTCTTTTTCCTTCTTGATTTTTTCTTTTTCTTACTCCTCTTCTTTGAAGTAGCTTCCTTAGGCGTTTTCACCAAGGTCATTTCGTCAATCAAATGGCTTGCCCCAGCAAATTTATCAATGATAAAAAGTGTATAGCGGATATCGACCGAGATAGTACGCTGAACGTCTGGCTCAAAGGCAATATCACCACTCATGGCTTCCCAGTTACCGTCAAATGCCGTACCG is a window from the Persicobacter psychrovividus genome containing:
- a CDS encoding toxin-antitoxin system YwqK family antitoxin — its product is MTTFKKPLFNLILCFSIFCFAFAHKAAAQTPHNQVNKKGQKEGKWIYFYPDSTVSAVEFYKADQLDGKLTTYYPNGQLKSDELWQKGLLEGRATYFFENQQVEKMGSYLNGFYHGQWTFYHENGKKKRAGSYQFGIPEGEWCFYDHKGRPLEKGLFSEGMRQGKWQYFSKKGIVRFYAFFDQNKDTVWYKVHKDGRTTLINDK